The Primulina eburnea isolate SZY01 chromosome 12, ASM2296580v1, whole genome shotgun sequence genome includes the window cgtgttacaaaaaaaaattaaatgtaatTCATTATTAGAGAGGTCTAATATTTTATGTCAAgtttcttcaatttttttttataatacacATATGTATATgtgattttataaaattttaaaaatatttgcaacctctaaataaaattgattcttcgcttttcattaaaaaaaaaaattgtgtttcTTAAACTCCAAATTTTGCTATCAAATTGGTCTTATGTTAATTCTGATTAATCAAAAGTGATTCTTATATTTtgtacaaataaataaataaaatttttggagatggaaaatatttttcctaATCTAAAATTAGCatgtataatatataattatcgaATTAAGGtaaaaacttttgtgagacggtctcacaggtcgtatttgtcagacagatctcttatttgagacatccatgaaaaatattattttttattgtgaatatctgtagggttgacccgtctcacagataaagattcgtgataccgtctcacaaagATATACTCTCGAATTAAATTAAAGCACAATCCTTATCTAATTGAAACCAAAGGATAAAGATTGAGGGGAGAAAACAAAGACATGGACTATGTATTGCAAGTATTTAAAGTATACTTTTCTATTCGGAAAATGTCATTTAAAAGTATGTTTCgaacaattttattttaattttggctttaataatattcaataatgttgaatttatgagtCATAATatctataaataaaatattaaataatatatgtgttttttttataaataaataatttaatgaaGCATATGATTCCATATTAAAAGCAAGATATTAGCTTCGTTTCCCAAACATTCGTCTCTCACATCGATCCAATCACACCGTACAAATCGTCCATGGCGAGCCTATGGCGAGCTGCGATGGGATACGCTCAGGCGGAGGAAGACTACGGCGGCGTAGAGTACTGGTCCAATCCCGAACGTGCAGGCTGGCTCACCAAGCAAGGTGAGTACATCAAGACGTGGCGCCGCCGCTGGTTCGTCTTGAAACAAGGAAAACTCTTCTGGTTCAAGGAATCTACCGTCACCCGCGCATCCAGGCCACGCGGCGTCATCCCGGTCGCCGCCTGCCTCACCGTCAAGGGCGCAGAGGATGTCCTCAATCGGCAGTTTGCGTTTGAGCTGTCGACGAGGAGCGAGACGATGTATTTCATCGCAGATGCGGAGAAGGAGAAGGAGGACTGGATCAATTCGATTGGTCGATCGATTGTTCAGCATTCGAGGTCTGTTACTGATAATGAAGTTCTTGATTATGATAGCCGGAAATAATTGGGTTAGTTTTGTCTAATTTACTTGAGCATTTGTGTTTCTTCATTTTCCTTTCCTTTTTTCCCTTTTTAATTTTTAGTTTTCTTTGGAGTTTTATCTGTTTCTGTTTGTATGATTGGCCGTTTGCAAGTGTAATTTGGTATTGACTGAATGATTGCTGAAGTAAATTTGTGTTGTGATGGTGCTCAATTGTGTTGTGCAGATTGATGTTTAGGTTTAAGAATTGAAAAATATACTTGATTGCCTAAAATAAACCTATAGCTTAAATTGGATACGTATAGAACTAATTATCACGAAATGATGGTGTTAAGCTTCTGCTGCGGCTTGGTTTAAATGCAAGGGTAGCTCTTTCTTGAATTCTGTGTGCATATAAAATTTGATGGTAATCAAGAACATTAGTGTGGGATATTGTATAGATGAAGGACGATGTGAAAATAGGATGTTGATATTAACTCAGATTTTGGTCTTTGAGTTGCATGAATGATCTCGTATGGATGCTATAACTACTGTGTAGTATATAATTTAGTATGGGAAAAAGGATCATTTCTTTGAACTTCGTACCCAAGGATTCAGGAGCTAGTTCAACCTTTTGTAGAATTTCTAGGAATCTTGTCTTGTTTACGAAGGATAATTTTTTCTTGCTATTGAGAGCCCTAAAAAGTATCAGTGATAGAAATTTGAAAAACAAGTAATATTCCTTCTTCTGAAACTCTACCTTGGTGGTGAGCTTGGAGTTTGCATTTATAAATGCTCTGTAGAGCATTATTACCCCTTTTATGCACCAGGTCATTTACTACTACTGAAAGCTTTCAGTTTGTATTTCCGGTGATTGATAATCTATGGACTTGGAAATTACTCACATAATAGGTATTTTGcctaatttatatattataagtCTGATCAATGGAATGTAATGTACTTATATGGTGATTAAATATGCAGCCTTCCCATGTTCATATGTGTTTTTATGTTTCCTTTCTTCATTTGAGCTAATTCATTTTGTAGTCCCTGGGAAACAGCTGTCACAACTTGAAGAAATATATTTTATGCCACACATGATATAACTCTTAGGATTTCGACAAGATTAGGGTCTTACTAAGATATGCATTGTGAAAAAGATCTTTCTTGCATTTTCTTGGTGGACGAAGAGTGGTAGTCATAGCACACCTTGAAATATATCTGACTTGTTACATATCATGCCTGCTGTATACAGATGAGATTTACGTGATAATATGTGATTCATACAATAATTTGAATGAGCAAGGAATGGGAAGTACGAATGGATGCTATGAAAAATTGGATAGAGTCAGGATTCTTTAACCATACGACAGTTTTAGTATCTGAAATGCACAAGGGAATATCACAATATGCTGCAGTTAGTGTTGTTCAGCATTTGACTCTGCATGCTCACCCGTTTTTTAGTTCAAAATGTGTTGTTAATTTGATGATAAAAATTCATTTGGCATGCGGGATAACTCGAACATGTATGTTATTTTCAATTGCTTAGCTGTAAATTTCTGAACTCTTTTAGTACATGTAGGTAATCATGATTCATTTATTGCTTTTACATATATCTTATAACAAGTGAGTTAAATGTCAGTATgactgtaatatttgcattgtGTAATTCGCGAACttggatttaaaattttgatagcTTAGGAATCGTATTGAAGAATGTGATACGTGTTTCaatttcttctatgttcttattTAGAATTTTTTTCATATCACGCATAATATGATTGTGATGTCATATCATATCTATTTACTTTTCAAAGCTCGGAGAAGCTTTGTAAAAGTATAAAACAAGTTTGAAATGCTAATTTTATTGAGTTAGACTAcaatacataataataataatgtaatATGTTAAGAGGTTGATGGAGAGTTGAATACAAACTACTTGTTCTGTGTTAAATATGTGTTGAAAATAACATGTATAATTTGACTTTATTTTTGGATACAAGAAATGTTTCCAAGAAGCGAATCCAAAACCTAGCTTTAGACTAGTGACTTCTAGATATTTTAGCTCGATGTACTTGGTTATACGAATCAAGTTCGAGGAAACAATTGGAGCGAATTAAAAGAGCAATCAAGTCAAGTTCAACTCGGTTTGTGTGTGTATCGTTTTCCTGTTGAGTACACCCACTCAATCCAGAAGTGCATGCTTGCAGGACTAAACTGTAAGATTGGGGAGCATTGTCTTCCTTTTTCAAGTCAGAATCAGCAACTCAGTTTTAACTAATAGAAACATACATATAGGCCGTGCAGGAAAGCTTTAATTCAGAAACAATAACACTAACATTTAATCTTTAGATATTTAATCCAAAACATTTACTTTGATTTAAAACAAAAGAATCCTCAATCCCATGAAAAACACTACACCAATTCAAATTAGAACTCCAGAAAACCGACCAAACTTTGAGGGAACAGAAGTTGACGTTAAAACCTCAATGATGAACGTGGGATCCTTTATTATAAGTTGGTGAGGGTGGCGATGGCTGCCCACTTCTGAGTCTCGTTACCAATGGCATCTTGTTCGGTTCGATAGAGGGATTCTTTGAATAAATACGATCTGATTCGGAACTCGAATGTTCTTTGTTTTGTTCTAATTCTAGCCTCCTTGCTATGGCAAAAGTGGTCGGCCCTTTTTCCAATTGAGAACTGTGCAAAATAAGCAAACAGAGCCCAAGCAAGCAAATATAGACTCCTTTCATTGATGAATTGAGTTTGTGCCAAATTCCATATACATTAAAGGGGTGCATTGTCATAGTTCCTACAAGCACATATTTATAAACGACCCATTTTGCGAACGCGTTGAAGGGGTCAAATAAAGAGATTGTTGAATAATGATCTtatattgtttattttaaataatttaaagatGGAACATTGACTCATCATAAATAGCCAAAATGACTACGTATTACTGATGAAATTGAAAATTTTGCGGTGAATATGATTTGTTGATGGACGGAATTTCCTTAGCGATAATTTTCTAAATTATACTTGACATCCtttatttaaattcaaattaatattttttttgaatttttatgttTGATGTTTATAGAGAGAGAAATATCTTCTAAACTACTTTCTTGTAACTTGAAAAGGTGCTTTTTTagtggcaaaaacttgtgtgagacggtctcacgggttgtatttgtgagacgtatctcttatttgggtcacccatgaaaaaatattactttttatgctaagagtattactttttattatgaatatgggtagggttgacccgtctcacagattatgatccgtgagacggtctcacatgagacctactcttttttTAGTAGGtttcttatgagacggtctcacgaatctttatctgtgagacgagtcaatcttaccaatattcataataaaaagtaatactcttatgtTGTGTTTGGTTGATGTGATTAATAATGATAGATGAATAAACACATACTTATCTAATgtttgattaaaattttaagatatattaataatcattttgatccGGTTTAAGACCTAATTTTATgattaattatttgattattaatctAACAAATTAAGTGGGATAAGTTATCAACACACCACAAATTACATTTGTATCATATGATctcttataaaaataaatatttattaaattttaatttatcgtGTTTAATGATTActctaatattttcaaatatatttaaattaattttagtaaacataaattataataataaatatttaattattttaaaaatatttataattatttaaaaaaacaataatattataatatcactaaactttatttaacattaaaattaatattcaaaatattgctattattttaattattaattataaatatttaattatctatcaaattattttaagaatatttataattattttaagaaaaatcaataatattgtaattattactaaaattttatttaacattaacattcaaaatattattgttattttatttattaaaataaatacatatttacaaatttatttctaataaacatatttaaattaattttaataaatataaattataattataaatatttaattatttatccaattattttaagaatatatatatttaattagatTGGGGTATTTTGGTCATTACAATAAAATGTACAAAATTAATctatcattttaaaatcatatcaaCACCATGTTATTTATCCCATCATACTATTAATCAatatatctcattttttaatcactctaattattaatcatttacTTATCCTATCATACGTACTAAACGGAGCCTTAgagtaaaaagtaatattttttcatggatgattcaaataagagatctgtctcacaaaatatgactcgtgagaccgtctcacacaagatttttattttttttagcaggtcttttgtgagacggtctcacgaatctttatctgtgagacatgttaatcatactgatattcacaataaaaagtaatactcttagaataaaaagtaatatttttttgtgaatgacccaaataagagatcagtctcacaaaatacaatcaGTAAaatgtctcacacaaatttttgctttttttaGTCTATGGTAAATTTGGATTATAAAAAGttaattcttttctttttttggaagcacaagaaaaacaaaaaaaaacaatacTCTTAGCCTGTATAAAATATGAAAGTTCTATAGAGGAACTCTGATTCCGGAAACATAGCACCGTGTAGCTCCGAaagaattataaattaaaatatatgtctaagataattatttttaactcTAATTATGTAGAATTTAAACCAAACACTAGATAAACAAAAGATGATCATTTGTACAAAACGTTATAATATTTAATCTAACAAAAACtaagattattttttattttcaattcagaCAAGAAATAGATGGGTTTTTTCTTCGCTATGTTCCTAATCtattgaaaatttcaaaaacatAACAAGAAAACCGTCAACAAATATATGGGTTGCAATATTTAATTACATACAATAATATAATCTATTTTCAATTCAAAGTAGTTTGACCTAGCTAATCaactggtttttttttttttaaatatatgaacatattaattatatatcatCCAAATTTCTAACATGTCAGAAGATTTGTGATAATCATTCGAGAAAATTTAGTTCTTCGTTCATTAATAAAAGAGGATATATCAATGTGTATCTTCTTCCACAATTcgataaaagcatgaaatatgtcgatttatttataattatttttttatctgtaaaatttaatttacctCTAAAATCAAAGATTAGTTCAAATGAATGATAAGAACTTAAAGTGCACAAACAAAATGCTGATATACTTCTTTCATTTacgagtaggtctcatgtgagaccgtctcacggatcccaatctgtgagacgggtcaatcctacccatattcacaataaaaagtaatattcttagaataaaaaataatactttttcatggattatccaaataaagatctgtctcacaaaatacgacccgtgagaccgtctcaaacaaatttttgtcttcatTTACTACAACATCGAATCTATAATGTTTACATTAAAACATAATGAGATAATATTTATAATCTCCATGCCAAGAAAAATAATACAATGTAAACTAGAAATCCGAAAAAAGCCAACTTTCAAGAAATAGGAGTCGATATGAAGTAAAACATCGATCAATGTGTTTATTATGGATTCTTCATCGATCTATAATGGGGGTTGCCCGGGCTTGGATCCTTTGTTGGCATTTGGTGGAGGTGGCGACGACAGCGTATCTCTAAGCCTCGCCGCCGACGGCATCTTGTTCGGCTCGATAGAGGGATTCTTGGAAGAAACATGATCTAGTTCATAAATCAAATATTCCTCTATCCCATCCAACTCTAGCCTTCTTGCCATGGCAAAGGATGAGCCCCTTTCCAATAGAGTATTTTGCATAACAATTAAAAAGAAAGCAACCAAGAAAAAATGGACCCCTTTCATCGAGTTTATATCAAATTTCAGATATGTTAAAAGGGGAGCATTGGCAATATTAGCTAAAAAGGTATAATTATGAATATAAATAACAACTATTCTTGACCATTTCTCATAAAtctcttttaaaatttcaaaatggaTGGAGGGTTCATATATGAACATAGGAAGGTAA containing:
- the LOC140807157 gene encoding pleckstrin homology domain-containing protein 1-like, yielding MASLWRAAMGYAQAEEDYGGVEYWSNPERAGWLTKQGEYIKTWRRRWFVLKQGKLFWFKESTVTRASRPRGVIPVAACLTVKGAEDVLNRQFAFELSTRSETMYFIADAEKEKEDWINSIGRSIVQHSRSVTDNEVLDYDSRK